One segment of Amycolatopsis alba DSM 44262 DNA contains the following:
- a CDS encoding CoA-acylating methylmalonate-semialdehyde dehydrogenase: MSTELSHFVGGKPVAGTSGRFADVFDPSTGAVQARVPLASADEVATVVADAAQAQLEWARWNPQRRARVLMKFVDLVRAEEDSLARLLTSEHGKTVPDARGDIQRGLEVVEFAIGIPHLLKGEYSDNAGTGIDVYSMRQPLGVVAGITPFNFPAMIPLWKAAPAIACGNAFVLKPSERDPSVPLRLAELFLEAGLPPGVFNVVNGDKEAVDALLTDPRVEAVGFVGSSSIAEYIYTTAAAHGKRAQCFGGAKNHMIVMPDADLDQVVDALIGAGYGSAGERCMAISVAVPVGEATADALAARLTERVKTLKVGASLDETADFGPLVTAEAVQRVRDYIDVGLAEGAKLLVDGRETTVDGHENGFFLGGCLFDHVTSDMRIYREEIFGPVLSIVRAADYEEALRLPSEHEYGNGVAIFTRDGDTARDFTSRVNTGMVGVNVPIPVPIAYHTFGGWKRSGFGDLNQHGPDSIRFYTKTKTVTSRWPSGTKEGASFVIPTMS, translated from the coding sequence ATGAGCACCGAACTCAGTCATTTCGTCGGCGGCAAGCCGGTCGCGGGGACGTCCGGCCGGTTCGCCGACGTCTTCGACCCCAGCACCGGCGCCGTCCAGGCCCGTGTCCCGCTCGCCTCGGCCGACGAGGTCGCCACCGTGGTCGCGGACGCGGCGCAGGCCCAGCTCGAGTGGGCCCGCTGGAACCCGCAGCGGCGGGCCCGTGTGCTGATGAAGTTCGTCGACCTCGTCCGCGCCGAGGAGGACTCCCTCGCCCGGCTGCTCACCTCCGAACACGGCAAGACCGTCCCCGACGCGCGCGGCGACATCCAGCGCGGGCTCGAAGTGGTCGAGTTCGCCATCGGCATCCCGCATCTGCTCAAGGGCGAGTACAGCGACAACGCGGGCACCGGTATCGACGTCTACTCGATGCGGCAGCCGCTCGGCGTGGTCGCCGGGATCACGCCGTTCAACTTCCCCGCGATGATCCCGCTGTGGAAGGCCGCCCCGGCGATCGCCTGCGGGAACGCCTTCGTGCTCAAACCGTCCGAACGCGACCCGTCGGTCCCCCTGCGGCTGGCCGAGCTCTTCCTGGAAGCCGGTCTGCCGCCGGGTGTGTTCAACGTGGTCAACGGCGACAAGGAAGCCGTCGACGCGCTGCTGACCGATCCCCGCGTCGAGGCCGTCGGCTTCGTCGGTTCGTCGTCGATCGCCGAGTACATCTACACCACCGCGGCCGCGCACGGAAAGCGCGCGCAGTGCTTCGGCGGAGCCAAGAACCACATGATCGTGATGCCGGACGCGGACCTCGACCAGGTCGTCGACGCGCTGATCGGCGCCGGGTACGGCTCCGCGGGCGAACGCTGCATGGCGATCTCGGTCGCCGTCCCGGTCGGCGAGGCCACCGCCGACGCGCTGGCCGCCCGGCTTACCGAACGTGTCAAGACGCTGAAGGTCGGCGCCTCGCTCGACGAGACGGCCGACTTCGGGCCGCTGGTGACCGCCGAGGCCGTCCAGCGCGTCCGCGACTACATCGACGTCGGCCTCGCGGAAGGGGCGAAGCTGCTCGTCGACGGTCGCGAGACCACTGTGGACGGTCACGAGAACGGCTTCTTCCTCGGCGGCTGCCTGTTCGACCACGTCACCAGCGACATGCGGATCTACCGTGAAGAGATCTTCGGGCCGGTGCTGTCGATCGTCCGCGCGGCCGACTACGAGGAAGCACTCCGGCTGCCCAGCGAGCACGAGTACGGCAACGGCGTCGCGATCTTCACCCGCGACGGTGACACCGCCCGCGACTTCACCTCGCGGGTGAACACCGGCATGGTCGGAGTCAACGTGCCCATCCCGGTGCCGATCGCCTACCACACCTTCGGCGGCTGGAAGCGTTCCGGTTTCGGCGATCTGAACCAGCACGGGCCGGACTCGATCCGCTTCTACACCAAGACCAAGACGGTCACCTCGCGCTGGCCTTCCGGCACCAAGGAAGGCGCCAGCTTCGTCATCCCGACGATGAGCTGA
- a CDS encoding acyl-CoA dehydrogenase family protein, whose amino-acid sequence MRLTDEQRALRETAAEFAAEHLAPHAIEWDQAKHFPVDVLRKAAQLGMGGVYLPEDLGGSALGRLDGVLVFEALATGCPSLAAYISIHNMVATMIDKFGDDAQRHRYLPRMSTMDTFGSYCLTEPDAGSDAAALSTRARREGDEYVLDGVKQFISGAGISDVHVVLARTGGPGARGISAFIVDRDTPGVSFGPNEIKMGWNAQPTRQVIFDGARVPASALLGGEGNGFRVAMSALDGGRLNISACSLGGAEAALGMAVRHLSERSAFGEKLSEKQALQFRLADMRTDLEAARTLLWRAADALDHGEDTATQLSAMAKRFCTDTGFEVANQALQLHGGYGYLAEYGLEKIVRDLRVHQILEGTNEIMRVIISRRMLQEAS is encoded by the coding sequence ATGAGACTGACCGACGAACAGCGGGCCCTTCGCGAGACCGCGGCGGAGTTCGCCGCGGAGCACCTCGCCCCGCACGCGATCGAATGGGACCAGGCCAAGCACTTCCCGGTCGACGTCCTGCGCAAGGCCGCCCAGCTGGGCATGGGCGGCGTCTACCTGCCCGAAGACCTCGGCGGCTCCGCGCTCGGACGGCTCGACGGCGTCCTCGTCTTCGAGGCGCTCGCCACCGGCTGCCCTTCGCTGGCCGCGTATATCTCCATCCACAACATGGTCGCGACCATGATCGACAAGTTCGGCGACGACGCCCAGCGGCACCGGTACCTGCCGCGGATGTCCACTATGGATACTTTCGGCAGCTATTGCCTCACCGAGCCGGACGCCGGTTCCGACGCGGCGGCGCTCTCCACCCGCGCCCGCCGCGAGGGTGACGAGTACGTCCTCGACGGAGTCAAGCAGTTCATCTCCGGCGCGGGTATCTCGGACGTCCACGTCGTGCTCGCCCGCACCGGCGGCCCCGGCGCGCGCGGCATCTCGGCGTTCATCGTCGACCGGGACACCCCCGGCGTTTCCTTCGGCCCCAACGAGATCAAGATGGGCTGGAACGCCCAGCCCACCCGGCAGGTCATCTTCGACGGCGCCCGCGTCCCGGCGTCCGCGCTGCTCGGCGGTGAGGGCAACGGTTTCCGCGTCGCGATGTCCGCGCTGGACGGGGGCAGGCTCAACATCTCGGCCTGCTCCCTCGGCGGCGCCGAGGCCGCGCTCGGTATGGCCGTCCGGCATCTGTCGGAGCGTTCGGCGTTCGGCGAGAAGCTGTCGGAGAAGCAGGCGCTGCAGTTCCGGCTCGCGGACATGCGCACCGATCTCGAAGCCGCCCGCACCCTGCTCTGGCGGGCCGCGGACGCGCTCGACCATGGCGAGGACACCGCGACCCAGCTTTCGGCGATGGCGAAACGCTTCTGCACCGACACCGGGTTCGAGGTGGCCAACCAGGCGCTGCAGCTGCACGGCGGCTACGGCTACCTCGCCGAGTACGGACTGGAGAAGATCGTCCGCGACCTGCGGGTGCACCAGATCCTCGAAGGGACCAACGAAATCATGCGCGTGATCATCTCGCGCCGGATGCTGCAGGAGGCTTCGTGA
- a CDS encoding enoyl-CoA hydratase/isomerase family protein — protein sequence MNDVGFLVHSGIGRITLNRPRALNSLNHGMVLAMLDQLEAWRSDPAVRAVLIDGAGDRGLCAGGDIRAIYDDARTGGTASLGFWADEYRLNALISRYPKPYLALMDGLVMGGGVGVSAHGSHRIVTERSRVGMPETGIGFVPDVGGTYLLSRTPGELGTHIALTAGSISGPDAIHCGLADHFVPSERVPDLLDALASRTPDTALELIAEPAPPSALAEDAGWIDRCYAADTVEEILTRLHASGDAAATAAKEIEAKSPTSLKVTLRALRSAAALPDLEAVLAQEFRISAHALSSAEFVEGIRAQIIDKDRSPKWSPATLSEVDDKLVGSYFAGLGDAEWVAR from the coding sequence GTGAACGACGTCGGATTCCTCGTCCACAGTGGAATCGGCCGGATCACCCTGAACCGGCCGCGAGCACTGAACTCGCTGAACCACGGCATGGTCCTCGCCATGCTCGACCAGCTCGAAGCGTGGCGTTCCGACCCGGCGGTCCGCGCCGTCCTGATCGACGGCGCGGGTGACCGCGGGCTGTGCGCGGGTGGCGACATCCGCGCCATCTACGACGACGCCCGCACCGGCGGCACCGCGTCACTGGGGTTCTGGGCCGACGAGTACCGGCTCAACGCGCTGATCTCGCGCTACCCCAAGCCGTACCTGGCGCTCATGGACGGGCTCGTCATGGGCGGCGGGGTCGGCGTCTCGGCGCACGGCAGCCACCGGATCGTCACCGAACGCTCCCGTGTCGGCATGCCCGAGACCGGCATCGGCTTCGTCCCGGACGTCGGCGGCACCTACCTGCTGTCCAGGACACCCGGTGAGCTCGGCACGCATATCGCCCTCACCGCCGGGTCGATCTCGGGCCCCGACGCGATCCACTGTGGACTCGCCGATCACTTCGTGCCCAGCGAACGGGTCCCGGACCTGCTCGACGCGCTCGCGTCGCGGACCCCGGACACCGCGCTGGAGCTGATCGCCGAACCCGCCCCGCCGAGCGCGCTGGCCGAGGACGCCGGCTGGATCGACCGGTGCTACGCGGCCGACACGGTCGAGGAGATCCTGACCCGGCTCCACGCGAGCGGTGACGCGGCCGCGACCGCCGCCAAGGAGATCGAGGCGAAGTCGCCGACCTCGCTGAAGGTGACCCTGCGGGCACTGCGCTCGGCCGCGGCGCTGCCCGATCTGGAAGCCGTGCTGGCACAGGAGTTCCGGATCTCGGCCCACGCGCTCTCTTCGGCCGAGTTCGTCGAGGGCATCCGGGCGCAGATCATCGACAAGGACCGCTCCCCGAAGTGGTCTCCCGCCACTCTGTCCGAAGTGGACGACAAGCTGGTCGGCTCCTACTTCGCCGGTCTCGGCGACGCCGAGTGGGTGGCCCGATGA
- the mmsB gene encoding 3-hydroxyisobutyrate dehydrogenase, whose protein sequence is MTIAFLGLGNMGGPMAANLVKSGETVHGYDPAATARSEGVARFDSAIAAVAAADVVITMLPSGKHVLDCYREILPSARPGTLFVDCSTIDVADARQAAELVTAAGHRAVDAPVSGGVVGAEAGTLTFMVGGATEAFAAVEPFLAVLGARAIHCGASGAGQAAKICNNMILGVSMIAISEAFALGEELGLTHQALFDVASTASGQCWALTTNCPVPGPVPASPANREYSGGFASGLMLKDLRLAESAARDNDVATLLGTRAAELYAAFVERDGPGRDFSAIITAVRDGLLTKEPTA, encoded by the coding sequence ATGACGATCGCCTTCCTCGGCCTGGGCAACATGGGCGGGCCGATGGCCGCCAACCTGGTCAAGTCCGGTGAAACCGTCCACGGCTACGACCCGGCCGCCACGGCCCGGTCCGAGGGCGTGGCCAGGTTCGACAGCGCGATCGCGGCGGTCGCGGCGGCGGACGTCGTGATCACGATGCTGCCCAGCGGCAAGCACGTCCTCGACTGCTACCGGGAGATCCTGCCGTCCGCAAGGCCGGGGACGCTGTTCGTCGACTGCTCCACCATCGACGTCGCCGATGCCCGGCAAGCGGCCGAACTGGTCACGGCGGCCGGCCACCGGGCGGTCGACGCGCCGGTGTCCGGCGGTGTGGTCGGCGCCGAGGCCGGAACGCTGACGTTCATGGTCGGCGGCGCCACTGAGGCGTTCGCCGCCGTCGAGCCGTTCCTGGCCGTCCTGGGCGCCAGGGCGATCCACTGCGGCGCTTCCGGCGCCGGTCAGGCGGCGAAGATCTGCAACAACATGATCCTCGGCGTCTCGATGATCGCCATCTCGGAGGCGTTCGCCCTCGGCGAGGAACTCGGCCTCACCCACCAGGCCCTGTTCGACGTCGCCTCGACCGCGTCCGGGCAGTGCTGGGCGCTGACCACCAACTGCCCGGTGCCCGGCCCCGTCCCGGCCAGCCCCGCCAACCGGGAGTACTCCGGCGGGTTCGCCAGCGGCCTGATGCTGAAGGACCTGCGCCTGGCCGAATCGGCGGCCAGGGACAACGACGTCGCCACCCTGCTCGGCACGAGGGCCGCGGAACTCTACGCGGCGTTCGTCGAGCGGGACGGTCCCGGCCGGGACTTCTCCGCCATCATCACCGCCGTCCGCGACGGCCTTCTCACCAAGGAACCCACCGCATGA
- a CDS encoding enoyl-CoA hydratase has protein sequence MSEYETITVERAGDRVALITLNRPKALNALNLRAMREITGAAGELGQDPGVGAIVLTGSAKAFAAGADIKEMQPQSFSDVYAADWFAGWDALSRVRVPLIAAVSGYALGGGCELAMMCDVLIAAENAKFGQPEITLGVIPGMGGSQRLTRAIGKAKAMDLCLTGRMIDAAEAERSGLVSRVVPAESLLDDALAVAAKIASMSRPAAMMVKEAVNQAFESGLADGLRFERRLFHGTFATQDQKEGMAAFTEKREPEFLHS, from the coding sequence ATGAGCGAGTACGAGACCATCACCGTCGAGCGGGCGGGTGACCGCGTCGCCCTGATCACCCTCAACCGGCCGAAGGCACTCAACGCGCTGAACCTGCGGGCCATGCGGGAGATCACCGGGGCGGCGGGAGAACTCGGCCAGGATCCCGGCGTCGGCGCCATCGTGCTCACCGGCTCCGCCAAGGCCTTCGCGGCGGGCGCGGACATCAAGGAGATGCAGCCGCAGTCGTTCAGCGACGTCTACGCGGCCGACTGGTTCGCGGGCTGGGACGCGCTTTCCCGCGTCCGCGTCCCGCTGATCGCCGCGGTCTCCGGGTACGCCCTCGGCGGTGGCTGCGAACTCGCCATGATGTGCGACGTCCTGATCGCGGCCGAGAACGCCAAGTTCGGCCAGCCGGAGATCACCCTCGGCGTCATCCCCGGCATGGGCGGCTCGCAACGGCTGACCCGCGCGATCGGCAAGGCCAAGGCGATGGACCTCTGCCTCACCGGCCGGATGATCGACGCCGCCGAGGCCGAGCGGTCGGGCCTCGTCTCCCGTGTCGTCCCCGCGGAAAGCCTGCTCGACGACGCCCTCGCCGTCGCGGCGAAGATCGCGAGTATGTCGCGTCCCGCCGCGATGATGGTCAAGGAGGCCGTGAACCAGGCTTTCGAGTCCGGGCTGGCCGACGGTCTCCGGTTCGAACGGCGCCTGTTCCACGGCACCTTCGCCACCCAGGACCAGAAGGAGGGGATGGCCGCGTTCACAGAGAAGCGCGAGCCGGAGTTCCTTCACTCCTGA
- a CDS encoding DEAD/DEAH box helicase: protein MVPLVVHGLWSRGRGIVLWGEHGDRPATTSMRPSSSARPHPFAASVADLTALHPGKPASAVLLLPSRRGGPVASPELGSRGRPQQELTLEPWSVPALLIDPSELGDLAGTVSYGTSVRHLRAVVRLADDLVRRGRVLPTLVRNEIVARARWRPVARGGDAVALRALIAATPPVGRAEHPGPSPAALVTDALHTLVDAAVRERLAAAGHATESDGREGPFGSWLHALKSADDRIGQAPGRMGIVAEGIAAWDAVGDTDLTEGTVCLRLDEVPTLYGPEDDPDDQTGDGTKWQLRFLLRSAADPSLLLPAEDVWSGKAGARFTDPEGLFTAELERAAGVLPLLGPAVEAAKPGIYDLTVAETVEFLDGGAEQLVAAGFDVQLPSSWGGRRKLALKLSVRGAPVDQAAVHRLGRHQLASYRWALAVGEDALTDEELAGLAAAKSSLVRLRGRWVSVDPELLRAGLEYLRREPDREKPPLPTPADMLALLRGGFEAPLPVTEVTTDGWIDDFLAGRVQRTIEPVEPPPTFLATLRPYQSRGVAWLSFMASIGLGACLADDMGLGKTVQLLALEAIERAQGDIGPTLLVCPMSLLGTWQREAARFAPELRVHIHHGAEREYARIQGADLVVTTYSTAARDADELAGTRWHRLVLDEAQAVKNQNTAPAQALRRIQAGHRVALTGTPVENRLADLWALSDLLNPGVLGGRQDFRERFEVPIERRGDLAAATELRRLTRPFLLRRLKTDPTVLADLPEKIEILQEYRLTREQVTLYRATVDEMMTKIADSAGVKRRGNILAAITKLKQICNHPAHLLHDGSPIGTRSGKVNRLEELLAEILDSGDRALCFTQFAEFGHLLVPHLSSRLNVKIAFLHGGLSQRRRDSIVEHFQSGEGPSILLASLKTGGAGLTLTAATHVLHLDRWWNPAVEEQATDRAFRIGQRNNVQVRKFVCPGTIEERIDAVITKKEALADLVVTDGEDWLTELSTASLREVFALGREAAGD from the coding sequence ATGGTGCCACTCGTCGTGCACGGCCTGTGGTCCCGTGGCCGCGGGATCGTGCTGTGGGGTGAACACGGCGACCGCCCGGCGACGACGTCGATGCGGCCGTCGAGCTCGGCCCGGCCGCATCCGTTCGCCGCGTCGGTCGCGGATCTGACCGCCCTGCATCCCGGCAAACCGGCGTCGGCCGTCCTGCTGCTTCCGTCACGGCGCGGCGGTCCGGTCGCTTCGCCTGAACTGGGTTCCCGCGGCCGTCCGCAGCAGGAGCTGACGCTGGAACCCTGGTCGGTTCCGGCGCTCCTGATCGACCCTTCCGAGCTGGGGGACCTGGCGGGCACAGTCAGCTACGGCACCTCCGTCCGGCACCTCCGCGCGGTCGTCCGGCTGGCGGACGACCTGGTGCGCCGCGGCCGGGTGCTCCCCACGCTCGTGCGGAACGAGATCGTGGCGCGGGCGCGCTGGCGGCCGGTGGCCCGTGGCGGCGACGCGGTCGCGCTCCGGGCGCTGATCGCGGCCACCCCGCCGGTCGGCCGGGCCGAGCACCCCGGACCGTCCCCGGCGGCGCTGGTCACCGACGCGCTCCACACCCTGGTCGACGCCGCCGTCCGCGAACGGCTGGCCGCCGCCGGGCACGCCACGGAGAGCGACGGCCGCGAAGGCCCGTTCGGGTCATGGCTCCACGCGCTGAAGAGCGCCGACGACCGGATCGGCCAGGCGCCGGGGCGGATGGGGATCGTCGCCGAGGGCATCGCGGCCTGGGACGCCGTCGGCGACACCGACCTCACCGAGGGCACCGTCTGCCTCCGGCTCGACGAGGTCCCCACGCTGTACGGCCCCGAAGACGACCCGGACGACCAGACCGGCGACGGGACCAAGTGGCAGCTGCGTTTCCTGCTGCGCTCGGCGGCCGATCCCAGCCTCCTGCTCCCGGCCGAGGACGTCTGGTCCGGCAAGGCGGGCGCGAGGTTCACCGACCCCGAAGGCCTGTTCACCGCCGAGCTGGAACGAGCCGCCGGAGTGCTGCCGCTGCTCGGCCCGGCGGTCGAGGCCGCGAAGCCGGGCATCTACGACCTCACCGTCGCCGAGACCGTGGAATTCCTCGACGGCGGCGCGGAACAGCTGGTCGCGGCCGGATTCGACGTCCAGCTCCCGTCGAGCTGGGGCGGCAGGCGGAAGCTCGCGCTCAAGCTGTCTGTCCGCGGCGCGCCCGTCGACCAGGCCGCCGTGCACCGGCTCGGCCGCCACCAGCTGGCGTCCTACCGCTGGGCGCTCGCCGTCGGGGAGGACGCGCTGACCGACGAGGAACTCGCCGGGCTCGCCGCCGCGAAGTCGTCGCTGGTGCGGCTGCGCGGCCGCTGGGTGAGCGTGGATCCCGAGCTGCTGCGCGCCGGTCTCGAGTACCTCCGCCGCGAGCCGGACCGGGAGAAACCGCCGCTGCCCACCCCGGCGGACATGCTGGCCCTGCTCCGCGGAGGCTTCGAAGCGCCGCTGCCGGTCACCGAGGTCACGACCGACGGCTGGATCGACGACTTCCTCGCCGGGCGCGTCCAGCGCACCATCGAGCCGGTCGAGCCGCCGCCGACGTTTCTCGCGACCCTGCGGCCGTACCAGAGCCGTGGTGTCGCGTGGCTTTCGTTCATGGCGTCGATCGGTCTCGGCGCCTGCCTCGCCGACGACATGGGGCTCGGCAAGACCGTCCAGCTTCTCGCCCTCGAAGCGATCGAGCGGGCACAGGGCGACATCGGGCCGACGCTGCTCGTCTGCCCGATGTCGCTGCTCGGGACGTGGCAGCGCGAAGCGGCCAGGTTCGCGCCCGAGCTGCGCGTGCACATCCATCACGGTGCCGAGCGTGAGTACGCGCGCATCCAGGGCGCGGATCTCGTCGTCACCACCTACTCGACCGCCGCGCGCGACGCGGACGAGCTCGCGGGCACCCGGTGGCACCGGCTCGTGCTGGACGAGGCGCAGGCGGTCAAGAACCAGAACACCGCGCCGGCGCAGGCTTTGCGCCGGATCCAGGCCGGGCACCGGGTCGCGCTGACCGGGACACCGGTGGAGAACCGGCTCGCCGACCTGTGGGCGCTCTCGGATCTGCTCAACCCCGGTGTACTCGGTGGCAGGCAGGATTTCCGCGAGCGGTTCGAGGTGCCGATCGAACGCCGGGGCGACCTCGCCGCGGCCACCGAACTGCGCCGGCTGACCCGGCCGTTCCTGTTGCGGCGCCTCAAAACCGACCCCACCGTACTCGCCGACCTGCCCGAGAAGATCGAGATCCTCCAGGAATACCGCCTCACCCGCGAACAGGTGACGCTGTACCGCGCGACCGTCGACGAGATGATGACGAAGATCGCCGACAGCGCCGGGGTCAAACGACGCGGCAACATCCTCGCCGCGATCACCAAGCTCAAGCAGATCTGCAACCATCCCGCGCATCTGCTGCACGACGGCTCGCCGATCGGGACCCGTTCCGGCAAGGTCAACCGGCTCGAAGAACTCCTGGCGGAGATCCTCGACTCGGGTGACCGCGCGCTGTGCTTCACCCAGTTCGCCGAGTTCGGTCACCTGCTCGTTCCGCATCTTTCGAGCAGGCTGAACGTGAAGATCGCCTTCCTGCACGGCGGCTTGTCGCAGCGGCGCCGCGACTCGATAGTCGAGCACTTCCAGTCGGGTGAGGGCCCGTCGATCCTGCTCGCCTCGCTGAAGACCGGGGGAGCGGGGCTGACTCTCACCGCGGCCACCCACGTCCTGCATCTGGACCGGTGGTGGAATCCGGCGGTCGAGGAACAGGCCACCGACCGTGCTTTCCGCATCGGCCAGCGGAACAACGTCCAGGTGCGGAAGTTCGTCTGCCCCGGCACCATCGAGGAACGGATCGACGCCGTCATCACGAAGAAGGAAGCGCTGGCCGACCTCGTCGTCACCGACGGGGAGGACTGGCTCACGGAGCTGTCCACGGCCTCGCTGCGCGAGGTCTTCGCACTGGGACGGGAGGCGGCCGGTGACTGA
- a CDS encoding DICT sensory domain-containing protein, whose protein sequence is MTDGEARAGVLSKRALVIASHAVERAALAEGTDENMVVLALFQRLPYFEREREVYARIARRAAVTVVGMVDSGRPDLPHGVTPVLLRANENLAREWSVAVLTPTFGGSVVAQDLDDVDPSATSVEAARRFQGRWGFRRDEAYAEVVRLRDALGDRLPPTARIKIDEVLRSVTTPAAAPVENRAEAALRHLAGRLERQAPTKLAEPALATDPDTGLATMAGISGWLGASTDTVPLGLILITVDDLEEVGRRHGNRVKMHTEQNIADLIREDLRPLDRAVRLGTDEFLLVQPALETAELTERSLRLERRLGALHATYPFVDLHPRTTTMLTRKRPLPVNSLRAQLKQVPTAVLWPPSHGMLPTPNGNGSPWFH, encoded by the coding sequence ATGACCGACGGAGAAGCACGCGCCGGCGTGCTGTCGAAACGCGCTCTCGTGATCGCTTCCCACGCGGTGGAGAGAGCCGCGCTCGCCGAGGGCACCGACGAGAACATGGTCGTTCTCGCGCTCTTCCAGCGGCTGCCCTACTTCGAGCGGGAACGCGAAGTTTACGCGAGGATCGCCCGGCGCGCGGCCGTGACCGTCGTCGGCATGGTCGACTCCGGCCGCCCGGACCTGCCGCACGGCGTGACCCCGGTGCTGCTGCGCGCCAACGAGAACCTCGCCCGTGAATGGTCGGTCGCGGTCCTCACCCCGACCTTCGGCGGCTCGGTGGTCGCGCAGGACCTCGACGACGTCGACCCGTCGGCGACATCCGTCGAAGCGGCGCGGCGGTTCCAGGGGCGCTGGGGTTTCCGCCGCGACGAGGCCTACGCCGAGGTCGTCCGGCTGCGCGACGCGCTCGGCGACCGTCTGCCGCCCACCGCGCGGATCAAGATCGACGAGGTACTGAGAAGCGTCACGACCCCCGCGGCGGCGCCGGTGGAGAACCGCGCGGAAGCGGCTCTGCGGCACCTCGCCGGCCGGCTGGAACGGCAAGCGCCGACGAAGCTCGCGGAACCCGCCCTCGCGACCGATCCCGACACCGGCCTGGCGACCATGGCCGGGATCTCCGGCTGGCTGGGCGCGTCGACCGACACCGTCCCGCTCGGCCTGATCCTGATCACCGTCGACGATCTGGAGGAAGTCGGACGGCGGCACGGCAACCGGGTCAAGATGCACACCGAGCAGAACATCGCGGATCTGATCCGCGAGGATCTCCGCCCGCTGGACCGGGCCGTCCGGCTCGGCACCGACGAGTTCCTGCTCGTCCAGCCCGCGCTGGAAACGGCGGAACTGACCGAACGCAGCCTGCGCCTCGAACGCAGGCTCGGCGCCCTCCACGCCACCTACCCGTTCGTGGATCTGCATCCGCGGACGACGACCATGCTCACCCGGAAACGGCCGCTGCCCGTGAATTCCCTGCGCGCGCAGCTGAAGCAGGTGCCGACAGCGGTGCTGTGGCCGCCCAGTCACGGCATGCTCCCGACGCCGAACGGCAACGGCTCACCCTGGTTCCACTGA
- a CDS encoding MarR family winged helix-turn-helix transcriptional regulator, with product MAEQGRPDLAAMLGGLMRRLMNAETPVLAEHGLTMWGYVVLSALDDGPVRTQAALAKAIGADKTRIIGTLDTLQDDGLITREPDPKDRRVRLLGITDDGRAARRSARTQIQEQEERLLGQLPAADRKAFLRAALALSEARWP from the coding sequence ATGGCGGAGCAGGGGAGGCCGGATCTCGCGGCGATGCTCGGCGGGCTGATGCGCAGGCTGATGAACGCCGAGACGCCGGTGCTGGCGGAGCACGGGTTGACGATGTGGGGCTACGTGGTGCTGAGCGCCCTCGACGACGGGCCTGTCCGGACGCAGGCCGCGCTCGCCAAGGCGATCGGCGCGGACAAGACCCGGATCATCGGCACCCTCGACACGCTCCAGGACGACGGCCTGATCACCCGTGAACCGGATCCGAAGGACCGCCGGGTCCGGCTGCTGGGGATCACCGACGACGGCCGCGCCGCGCGGAGGTCGGCTCGGACTCAGATCCAGGAGCAGGAGGAACGTCTGCTCGGACAGCTTCCCGCCGCAGACCGCAAGGCGTTCCTCCGTGCCGCGCTCGCGCTTTCCGAAGCCCGCTGGCCGTAG